One window of the Natronomonas marina genome contains the following:
- a CDS encoding endonuclease/exonuclease/phosphatase family protein has protein sequence MSIRLLTYNVRYATLDGDPNAWPERRDGVASLVRFHRPDVVCLQEVWETQLADLEARLPGYEWVSERTSSGEHTPVGYRADRLSVLDREVFSLSETPEDLHAMDWETTVPRVTTAARFRDAETGAAVVVASTHLDHDSERARREGAALLADRFGDRPPAVVAGDFNCTPDDRPYRTMTEAGFRDARAVADAPHGPETTFNDFEHPQEGKRIDHVFVSDDVDVGRFAVLADLDDRGLYPSDHFAVLADLELPP, from the coding sequence ATGTCCATCCGACTCCTCACCTACAACGTCCGGTACGCGACGCTGGACGGCGACCCGAACGCCTGGCCGGAGCGCCGCGACGGCGTCGCCAGCCTCGTCCGCTTTCACCGTCCCGACGTGGTCTGTCTGCAGGAGGTCTGGGAGACGCAACTGGCCGACCTCGAGGCGCGACTGCCGGGCTACGAGTGGGTCAGCGAGCGGACCTCCAGCGGCGAGCACACGCCGGTCGGCTACCGGGCCGACCGACTGTCGGTTCTCGACCGGGAGGTGTTCTCGCTGTCGGAGACGCCCGAAGACCTCCACGCGATGGACTGGGAGACGACGGTCCCCCGCGTGACGACGGCGGCCCGCTTCCGGGACGCCGAGACTGGCGCGGCCGTCGTCGTCGCCAGCACGCACCTCGACCACGACAGCGAGCGGGCCCGGCGGGAGGGGGCGGCCCTGCTCGCCGACCGGTTCGGGGACCGACCCCCGGCCGTGGTCGCGGGCGACTTCAACTGCACGCCGGACGACCGACCCTACCGGACGATGACCGAGGCCGGATTCCGGGACGCACGCGCCGTCGCCGACGCGCCCCACGGCCCCGAGACGACGTTCAACGACTTCGAGCACCCACAGGAGGGCAAACGTATCGACCACGTCTTCGTCAGCGACGACGTCGATGTCGGCCGGTTCGCCGTCCTCGCGGACCTCGACGACCGGGGGCTGTACCCCTCCGACCACTTCGCGGTGCTGGCGGACCTGGAACTACCTCCCTGA